Below is a window of Mycolicibacterium rhodesiae NBB3 DNA.
CGGTTGCGTGACCGACTCCAGTTCGAGGAAGAACGCGTCGTATCCGCTGACCCGATCCAAACCCGCCACGACGCCCCCTCGGCCCCCGCCCGCGGCCATGCTATCGCCGATTCGCTACCGGTGCGATACCGGAAACCGGCTCAGCTTTTCAGCCCGGCCCAAAAATCACACCTGTGCGTCTCGCCGAAATCGGCGATTACCCGATTTCCGTTAGGCTGCAACGATATTCGCTCGCCTGCATCTCCGTGCATCGCCGGCCACCCGGCCCCAGGCGAACCGCTTGAAATGAATCCAATCCAGTAGTCGATCATTTCGTCGGACAACCGCTGCTGCGCGGGATCCAGCGCAGGTGCCCCGCCCACATCGAACAGATACCGCAGCTCCAGCGAATGGCCGGCGCCGACGGGAAACGGCGCGGTGTGCAGCGGCTCGGGAGCCGGCGCGCCGGGGTCGTCGAATTCGGAGAAATAGACGGGCTGGTTCGTGGACAGCGAGCCTGCGAGGCGGTCCGCCGGGCAGGCGAAGACACCGTCGGTGACCGCGGCCGAATACGCCAGCGGCACACTTCCGCCGAACTGGTCCGGCGGATACTGCTGCGCAACGACGCCGGCATTCGCGCCAAAGGCCTGGGACAACAACTCGGGATAGTGGGTTGCGTCGAACGCACGCCCGCGGATGTACTGCAGCGCCGTGAACAGGGTGAACTCGTCGGCCGTCGTCCCGATCATCGTGGGCACGTTGGCCGCGACGCCGCGAGCCGCGCCGGTCATCGGATCAACGGGCAATGTCCTCGTTCCCGTCACGGGTCCGCTCAACTGCTCGGTGCCGATGCGCCCGTAGAGCACCGGCGTCTGCAGCCGCTCCGGCGGGAGTCCGCGAAGACAGGCCGCAACCGTCGCGGGATCACCGCATCCTGCATCCGCGGCGTACTTCTCACTCGTTCGCTCGGCGGTAGGTAGGTCGTATTGCGCCTGGCATGGTCCACTCTGGACGATCGCGGCGTTGAACAGCCCGGCCGACCCCGGAGCGACGAGGTGGTCGCACACGGCCATGCCCCCCGCCGACTCCCCCGCGATCGTCACCTTGTCCGGATCGCCGCCGAACGCGGCGATGTTGTCGTGCACCCATCGCAGCGCGGCCTGCTGGTCGGCCAGGCCGTAGTTGCCGACATCGCCGGCGGGGCCGAGCGCGG
It encodes the following:
- a CDS encoding carboxylesterase/lipase family protein — protein: MRTTTVGKGRRRALPVLVVLALVLAGCGRGQTATIDIPDDPGVVRTESGAVRGTVSADHRLFAGIPYAAPPVGALRWQPPAPVAQWSGFRDATQPGPRCIQDASNDVDRSETSEDCLTLNVWTPPPTGEPRPVMVWIHGGSFINGSGDIYNARRLASRGDMVVVTINYRLGALGFLAHPALGPAGDVGNYGLADQQAALRWVHDNIAAFGGDPDKVTIAGESAGGMAVCDHLVAPGSAGLFNAAIVQSGPCQAQYDLPTAERTSEKYAADAGCGDPATVAACLRGLPPERLQTPVLYGRIGTEQLSGPVTGTRTLPVDPMTGAARGVAANVPTMIGTTADEFTLFTALQYIRGRAFDATHYPELLSQAFGANAGVVAQQYPPDQFGGSVPLAYSAAVTDGVFACPADRLAGSLSTNQPVYFSEFDDPGAPAPEPLHTAPFPVGAGHSLELRYLFDVGGAPALDPAQQRLSDEMIDYWIGFISSGSPGAGWPAMHGDAGERISLQPNGNRVIADFGETHRCDFWAGLKS